The Lycium ferocissimum isolate CSIRO_LF1 chromosome 8, AGI_CSIRO_Lferr_CH_V1, whole genome shotgun sequence DNA segment CGTAATCGTGGCTCAGCGCCAGGATGAAGCCGGCTGCCGAAGCGTGGCCAGTTATGGCCACGATAGTCGGCATTGGCATGTTGAAAAGGTCAAAAATGAGGGACTTAAGCTTGGAGTCCATTAAGGTTAAGCGAGTCTGGTCGGAAACAGTGTCTCTCTGCTCTatgagataggggtaaggtcgtTTGTGTACGTTCTGCCCCCCATCCACCTTTGACACCGGGATTCGCTgcgtatgttgttgttgggtcaGGGAGGACGTGGCCCAAGCGAGATCATAGCCGTTAGAGAAGAATTTGCCTTGAGCCGTAGTGATCAGAGCTGAGCCGATCGTTGCTTCCGCTGTTACGCGTTTGAGAGCGGCTCTGATGGAATCAATAAGAGAGGGATTGAGTCTGTGCTCATCATCTCCGGTAAGTGTTAGGATAAAGAGATTTCCTTGTTTCTCTAACGTGCACATTTCTTCCAATGATTTCATCAAATTGTTGCTCCAACTCCAATTTAGCCAAATAACTGGTAGTACTTTTATATGTAAAGATATATGAATATTCAAAAGTGAGTAAGTTTCTCCGAACGACAGATGCATGAATGTTGACTAGTTGTAAGCTTGAATTCAAGGATATGACAATTATAAATTACtctaaaattttgattttttcaaactcaattattggctttttaaaacaaaacaatgCCTATGTTGACAGAGGGAATAGTAGAAAGTTCAACCACATGTGTGTGACATTACAGTTTTTTTAAAGTCCAAATAATCTATTAAATCTGGGTTGTTGTAACTTAATCTTTATTGTATAATACAAAACATTGAGCACAATGTATATTTTACGTTCACAAAAATTGGACACAATTCGTCTATGTCTAACAAAACCAAACAGAACAATCAAATTTAGCGGGCACCTGACCAATTTTCTTCCAATGCAGGCATAATTTTATATCAGTACTATGTTTCAAAAAAAGCAGCGCATAAATTACCAGAAAAGAAACTTTTTAGGACACAaattccaaaaagaaatcagttgattttcattttatttgaataGTCGATGAAATGAGGAAAACTTAAATTATCCCAGGAAGAAATTGCGGAAAGAGACGCGACCAAatcctttttaaaaatagaaaaagaatcaattttatctttgactacaatcaaacctctctatagtgGCAGCGTTTGTCCAAAAATTTCATAGTTGCTATAGTGAGGTGCGTAAATTCCAGTCTCTCAGTGATAATATAACGCTTAAATTAACGAAgatttttgtccaaactttcagcaaaaaggaattcaatagctttctcttgatgattatcataaatattttaatattttatttttatacataatatatttcttacaaaagaTTACTTCCCCAGTTCAAAAAGATTATTCATTTAGCCgggcaaaaataggtaatttgactaaactatcccaAATTAAATAGTTGGAATTTGGTCACTTAATACCTAACAAGGGCAAATCtaaaaaagtaatattaattctttcttgattagGTAAGTGGACATcctttttgaaccaaaaaataaaggctaagtggacactatTTTTGAATTGGAGGGAgtattacacaatatttgagtatgacCGCTATAGAGAGGtgattttacaaagagtgtaccgctatCTTTGAACGCCATTGCTGTTATAGGTAGAATCCTATTATAGAGAAGTAGAATCTAACACAAAAAATCGGTTTCTGAGAAAATCAGGCTGTTATAGTGAAATGctgttataacgaatgacaactatagagaggtttgactgtaatTAAAATGTGGGATAATTTTACcctctatttcatttttgttttcatttttggcaCAAAAATGCTCTTGCTGTTAATCaagtaattaaaaaatggagaaaattcATCGAAACCCCCCCAAACTTGACACCTTTTTTCAAAAAGACACCTAAACTTTGTGAGGGTCCAATGACCCTCCTGGACCGATTTAAAGTTGAATTATTGGACCCTTTTGAGGCCACTTGGCTAGAGCGTGTATATCACTCTTTGTGGGAgcgtgaaaaggaaaaaaaatacaattaaaaatttaatttttgcaaTATCTTTTTgttaaatgtatttttttaactttttttctttctctttctcttttcctctttatttcttcctcttctcttctcttttgaaGAGAACTCGTAGTGACCGAAAAATTCGACTCACCAGAACCACCAAATAATTCAAG contains these protein-coding regions:
- the LOC132066783 gene encoding enoyl-CoA delta isomerase 1, peroxisomal-like; translation: MKSLEEMCTLEKQGNLFILTLTGDDEHRLNPSLIDSIRAALKRVTAEATIGSALITTAQGKFFSNGYDLAWATDTVSDQTRLTLMDSKLKSLIFDLFNMPMPTIVAITGHASAAGFILALSHDYVLMRKDRGFLYMSEIDIGLNIPAWFVTLVKNKVKSPAAWREVVMRGTKLTADMAVEQGIVDTSHVGVADTVKAAVKLGEKLVARKWDGKVYAHTRRTVFADVLVELTTEIVSRL